The window TTTTCGATCAGGATTttcaagatatttatttatttattaatttttttttttttttttcggtcaaattctcataatttttattcattttttctttactcaaTTACgtatcgagagaatataattatatgaatggcgagatgatacatatatacgcgctattattttattattattattattattattattattattatttattattattattattattactattattattgttattattgttattattttttctcatttgtttgttcgtttgtaaacatacgatattatatacCATCATCGCTGTTAATATGAATTTACTGTTCCAGCCTGTCCCcgtggattttttttcttactttttttttttttctttctttctttatttctttcttttttagaatcTCCGTCTTACGAGTATTGAAGATACAAAATCTACGATAGAAAACAGAACAgactttaaatttttttttcttccctttctacttcttcttcttcttatttttttttcctgtttttcttttgccatttatttgtttgtgttTGTTTCATCCCACATTTAACATCAACGTTGtcctttattgttattattctattcattAGTATTACCCTTATATCGcattaatttatcatcttattatttatttatttatttaatttatttatttattatttattatttattattattattttcatttgttagacttcagcgttattattattttaccgtcatcccttttatttataattatttttggcGTTTACCAATTAATTATCCACTTTTTACGTTtacatattatcaataacgtttttttttctggttttttttcttttttcttttcttttccttttttttttttttttttttttttttctcctttaaatatatctatgataCAGATTGTCGTGTTCGGCAAATGCGATTCAATTGCAATCGATTTCGTTGACCTTGAATAAAATCAATCGTCTCCTTAAGCTTTTGCCGAGTAAGAATtttccgttcttttttcttctttgtttgtttatttgttttctttttttcttcttctacttttctatTCATATTTACGATCTTTCAATGATCCATCGACGTTACTTTTTTCGGgtttttaaacgaaatatcCTTATTAGCCATGTCGACATCGCCGTGCATATGAATTTGCCGgaacagtatatatatgtatgtttgtatgtatgtatatatataagtatgcatatgtatatatatatatacgtatgtatttttatatttatgtatgtatgtatgtatgtatgtatgtatgtatgttaatattaaatatacaatgtACTTTAACTCCTAACTAATTCCGGGATATTCGCGGTCTTCGATAAGATTCATATATTCATTCGAGCAcgttcttattttcatttaattaatatttatatatatatatatacatatatatatctatatatatatatatatatatttatttatttatttatttatttatttatttttcttttttaattaaaatcctgtacttttcttttcatccaaGTATTATTCTCTTCgtccatttatctatctatctatctatttatctatctatctaactatctatctatgtatatatctatttatctatctatctctttctttttttctttctttctttctttctttctttcttgttctctctttctgtgacAATGATAGTTCGATTTAGAGACGAagggattttttttcttttctctctttcttttttttttttttagaggaGCGGGAGGTGGAGgggtttctttccttccttcctttctttcttaattttttttttttttttttttttttttatctatcctcCTCAATCGCAATTAACCTCACGAAACACTTCTTATTTTTTGCAGATTAATTTATCTTAAAGTTTCGTCGTATTCACTTTAATTATCTTCGTAGATCCGTCGATAAAAAGtcttaacgattatattatatatatttcaatgattttgatCGATTTAATACGTGCACAtgagaaaatattgattatcgtatatacgaaacatacggcacgtacacatacacatactacgtaaatcgtaataataatgttcataGTCCGATATTCTCTTAGTGATTAACATGATAGACGACGTGCGAGCTTATTCGATTTCAGATGATCAATCACAACGCTTGTCAGAGTTGGCGAAGGTATAATTAGTGCAACTCCCACGCATCAAGTAGCATGGTAGCATGTTTCTAATCATAAGTTACgccaggagagagagaggtcacGATTTCTCTAGTAGAAGGCCTGTCAGCTTGATATCGAATCataggtattattattctctctatctctctttctctctctatctctctttctctctttctctctctctctctctctctctctctctctctctccctcttcagACAGCAATCTATTTGAGTAAATCCTCCGTGAATCTGTCACGACGTCGCTCACTCGACGATCTACCACGAGCCCTTGGCTAGTAATCAAAACTCTCTTGATTCTGAATGTTCTCTTGATAAGCTTCTAGATAACTGTCAACATTACGATAGATTCCCGATTTCGCTTGGACCATTAATGTCTTCAAGATCAATTCATTTTCAATGGCCTTTGATGGTAAAACGATCTGCGAAATTAATACGCAAATGAATATTCCTACGAAttctctaattattattaaaataatcatttatatacatatataaatttatatatatatatatatatatatatatattaatgattattttaataataattattattattaatagaaatatatatgtatatatatttttattaatttttatttacttacccTGACCAATTCTTGAGGAGGTATTCTATACAAATTGATATCGTTGCATAATCTCTCCATGATACATTTAAATTCAACTTTAGGATCGAGCTTAGTCGGTTTCGTTTTGATCCTATGATTTGCCCACTTCAACATGGCctcgaatttttttatctccgcGACCTCGGGACGGCTTGACATTATCGTTTGTACCATCGACTCGCTCAATGTTAGGAAGTCTGGATTTTGAAAGAGTTGATAAGCTCTTGTCTTAACGAAAGCCAATATCATGTCGATCAAATCGTTCGCCGATGTATAacgccaataataattttcaagggCGCATAACATCACGCAGACTATCTCGATACGTAGATATTGTTTAGCGTGATGGAAACAAGCTTGAAGTAATTCTGGCAAATCATAGTGTTCGGCCGCACATATCAGACCTGGTATATTGCTGCAGGTCAAAGGACAAGAGCCAGTATGTAGATAGTCCAATAAGATTCTGAAGGTTTCCGGATCGAACTCGATCACGTCGaactattaaaatttatatttgtcaaaaaagaaaaaaaagaaatattgttaatatatatatatatttatttttttttatttttcttgttttttcttgtttttttcttttttctttttttttttttttttaagatcaacgaattaataaatacCTCGGTTTGGGCAAGTTTTGCACGATCGACCTTTTGTGCGTCAGCATAAACGCTGAGCCTTGGTACAGCCAAATATTCAGCGGCCTTATCCTTATCCTTTGCGTCTTTAtcttaaaaatgaagaaatgttCAATGCCAGATaatattgttgaaatttttatatatatatatatatgtgtgtgtgtgtgaatgttataaaaaaaaatttatactaaCTACTGCAATCCTGTGAACTGGCCCATCGTTTACGATCCTCGCTCTGCAATGTATTACTTCCGTGTTTCCTGATGCTCCTTCCCCAACCGGCAGTTATGGTTCCAAGTCTCGAGATGGCACGTTTCACCATCGGTGATGAGGGCACACTTTTGGGCCTAAACAGATTAGAACCAGTATCTCACAGAATAAGCTAAAGCGGCACCTCGGGGTACGGATAGGTTTTTGAAATATTGGACAAaggattttttatattctttgaagGACATGATTTGTTTGGAGAATCGATAAAcgtcaaattttttatattattgcttttccttttccttttttttttttttttcttttattcaatgATTTACAAGGAGACTCGCATGCCGATGATACAGCGTGTACGTTTTACGCCACAgttttactattaaaattacaaaaaaaaaaaaatatatatatatatagtatatataagtaaaaataaaaaaataaagaaaagtgtaagagagatagatggtGCAAGAGAATTTAAGTAAAGCTGCGGtgccattaaaaaaaaaaaaaaaataataaaaaataaaagaaaaaaaactagaaaaaaagaaaaaaaacgtttttcttttattgccttatccataaaaattttttattgttgcatTGCAAATACACCGGAACGCAAACGATACTGCTGTGCATTTGCTTCatatcgacgaaaaaaaaaaaaaagaaaagaaaagacatgcGACACAAAATCGAATAATAcgctttaatatataaatataaatataaatataattatatatatatatatatatatatatacatatgtatatatatgtatatataaatatatcatttgtaAAATTCTTTCGTTGAGCTTTTTAAAAGctcaatatttaaaaagaataatagataataatgagaCCGAATAAACATGCGGTGCTTTAAGGATAGGAGACATGGATGTGCCgtgaaataatacatataataataataataacaataataataacagtaattctataaatatatatatatatataatatatatatatattatattatatattatatataaaaacagcATTCGACATTAAAAATGCAGGCATTAGTCTCACGACTTGAGAACATTCCAAGTATTAACTTAATTATGATAAtccatttgttttctttttctatttatttaaaaattttttttcttattttttttctctctctctctctctctctttctctcttttgttctttaaaATTCCAATTCAATCAAAATTGCACGtgcagaaaataataattttgcatTCGATCCGACACCAATATTGATTTCCTTTAGTTCGAGCattacaaatagaaaatttggaaaaaagattttaagcgcaaaaagaaaattattcaaatgaagaatttttttcaatttatttgctTACCTAATTActgcaataaataaatagatagatagatagatagatagatagatagatagatagatagataaatagatagatagacagacagatagatagatagataaatagatatataaatagttgaagataagtacatacatgaattccatttatattgtttatcttCCATTTTCATATcagattttcaataatatgaAACTATGCCCGCGAGATTAACCTAACGATagaggaaaatattataatagatgaTAGCGTACCTAGGACTTTCCATGTCGGGAACTTGTAGAAAATTAGAACTCTTTGGTTTTTGCGGACTAAGCAAGGTAGGTGCTGGTCTAGCTAACAATTCGGCGACTGGTACTTGAGGACTTCCAAAACCTGCTTGAATGCCATATAACATTTCTTGAAAGACCCTAAAACGATcaagaaaatgttaataataattttcatttgatttgaTATCTTTCGTAAGGATTAAATGTTATCAAACAATTTTAATCTATAAGaacaattgtttttataaatgtgtgtgccttttttctttttttttttttttttttacaaaatttgttTGAGTACCAAATTTTTgagagtaaaaagaagaaagagaaagagagaggaaaaaaaagaaaaattactttccgtaaaattcaattcgttttattagaaaacaattaacttttgaaagaaaagaaggaaacaatcagtttttcaaagtaattaaaaatgacataataaaaatatttttctttttattttagtattataataatacattaatttaCCTGCTCCTGACAGCCAAGATAGCTCTAACTCCAATAAATCGGACCTTTTGTTTCTGTTGACCAGGTACAAGGAATGATACGTCGAAGAGATTGGCATTCAAAGAAACATTTTcagtattgtttaaaaatactttGGTGAAATCTTTGGCCAACTGATCGTAATCCTCGAATTTATCACGAACTGAATCTAAGAGGGGTGAAAATGGTCTCATATGTCCAATCGGTCTCCAGGATCCTCGTCTAGATCAATtatatcatatgataaatcgaatttaatagatgtaatacgtatcataataaaaacattaattaccTATATGGTTTTGGAATTTGTCCTGTTTCCGCGTGATTGATCAAATTAGTGACGATATCCTCCATCATTTGgcttcttgttctttcttgCATTCTCGCAAATTTTGGTGCCGAATAACTCGCCCTTTCGCCGTTaacaatttttgttaatatccaTTCCCGGAACATCGGAcctatttttgtaatttaacgATGTAAGAACGAAGAATGGAAAACAAAAGGACGTAGttcaaagtaaaataaatgatttgtaaagaaagaagaaaaaaaaaaaaaaaagtagatatgAAGATcttccctccctttttttttttcttttgatataatGAGACGAACCTTTTTCAAAGACACTCTGTTCCCACAGATAAGGTTTGTACGCTCCGACTTCATCTCTGGTAACCACGGATACCTCATATTTGGTAATCTCTTTTTGAGGGCTTTTAGTTTGGGCAGCAGGACTCACGCGTACCAATATAAATGTGTGCAAGAAATGTGACTTTATACAGGCAGGATTGAATCTTGTTTTATCAGCTTCCAGAAATACAACGCAGACAATGTCGTTGCCAATGTGTCTTTTCCTTTGAagctattatttttcaataataataataattattattattatactttatttaatatatatatatatatattttttttttctttttttaatttatcaatgaaggaaaaaaagaaaaagattgttATTACCTTTTGCGTATCGTGTTTCTCATAGGGCAATAGGGTCGACACATGGAACATGATTTCAATGCCTCGCCAATTAGTATAGACCGAATAAATGCCAGTTAAATTGTGAACTGTATCAAGGCCACCTTTGTACTTGTCAAATCCCTTTAATCTGACCTTATCACCAAGTATCTGAAGGAATTCTTCGAAAAGCGGtgaattttcgttgttatcaagTATCTCCTCTTCGGTACATTGTTCCTCTCTCACATATATCACTCCAACTTTCACCTCGGACTTGATAAAAGCTTGATCGAGCTTGAGAAGTTCCTCTGGGGTGTCCGGCAATTGGCCAAGCGTCAACGGTGGATTGATGTTCACCTCTTTACCAAGACTACGTACAACCTCTTCTCGATTGTACCTAGAGACGAGAAATATTGCTGTCCTTGACACATTTCTAAGAACTattgagaagaaataaagaaagaaagaaagaaaagaaaaaagaaaggagaaaggaaggaaggaaaaaaaaggaaagaaaaatcgaataaacaTGTTCCCTCGAAACTTATCCTTGGAGGCATTTTTAactttgtattaaaaaatttttcattaatttttattaacttcgTAATTTGCCAAGTGAGGCAAAGTACAAAGTACACGACTTGTTCTCATCTTTGATTGATTACTAATGTAATTAAATCttttcatctatatatatatatttttttttcttttttatttttgttttgttttatatatatatatatatatataaaacaaaaaagacagaaagaaaaaaaaaagcgatccGATTAATTGAAGTTAATTCGTTGAAGAGACTCATTACTTTTTCAGAAGATACTCGTATATATAACGTTATGACGTCGAATTTAGGATGTATAATTTGCgatatacgtacatgcatcatcaccatcatcatcatcatcatcatcatcattattattattattattattattattatcatcatcatcgtcattatcatcatcatcatcatcatcatcattatcatctcattatcattatcatcacaACCACCAATATCATCAtcgtttattcttattagtcatTAACAACTATTTAGCTAATCTATTTAACAATTACCGATCAGCGAAGACACAGCTGGCTGGTATAAGTCCATGTACCGTATAACTGATAGCCCTTACGAGTATCCTAAATTGATCACGTCCATTGAGCGTCTCCTGTTTGATACTGAGTATAACAGGTCCAAGATCTTCGTCGTTGGTGAAATAATTCCAATGTTCTGAAGCGTAAAAGTACTTCTCATATGTTTCTTGCTCGACCGATGTCAATTCGAAACATTGATACTTTTCCCATTGTTCCTCGATcgcagttttctttttctggaCGTCGTTCGTCTCGAATTCCCTTTCCTCGGACAAGGAAAATTGATTGACATCGATTTCATCAGGATCTATACCATCCCTGACACTTCTTTCGTTGCTAAGATCAGTAGTGATCTGTTGCCTCGAGCATTCGATCCAATAACCAGGCGCTGGTATAAAGTTGTGCGGATACTCCTGACAGAATTCATCTAAAAAGTAATTGTTAAGATTTTAatcataaatagaaaaagatacgaggaagctatttatttatttatttatttttcttttatttttttattttttattttattttattttattttattttattttttttttttttttccccacttTAAACATTCCCtcattttatcaatatcatattatttcttcCATTGATCGAAAAGAGATtgccaatttttctttttcctttttttttttccattttttttcttttctttttttttcattgtaaagAGAACAAAATTGGAATGAccgttcgttttctttttcgtttctatgtgtatgtatatatttttttcttttttttttacacgtccGTCGTTTTACCAACATTATATTGTTACTCATTGATTTGAAAGATtgtcgattaattttatcataaaaagaatgaaactggGACGACTGTAtattttacttcattttattttatttccttttttttttgttttgttttgttttgttttattcaaatacttttcgttttatcagcatttatattgtttctctcgtcgattaaaaagattgtcaatttctttcttatattttctttttttctttttttttttcttttctttttttttttaatcataaaaagaacaaaattgcgacgattatttgttatttgtactttcttattttcatttttattattactttttttaatgcATCTCTCGTTTTATCAACATTATATTGTTTCTGTcattgattaaaaagaaactagAACGTGCCTCGTCGATACAAAAGCACACACATGCGCGCACGCActcacataaatatatatatatatatatatatatatatatagatacatatatacatatatatatatatatatatatatatatatatagatacatatataca is drawn from Vespa crabro chromosome 19, iyVesCrab1.2, whole genome shotgun sequence and contains these coding sequences:
- the LOC124430726 gene encoding uncharacterized protein LOC124430726 isoform X3 produces the protein MSLPSPRLRHYRTMTAICFVCNLPILSHQVGLIWQGGNGWDDLMREQVEETTLRQRLGTGRRDSATQITSISPPNEIQESSPTNQRRRRSSLAQLTDIIREWGGGGTGGKSGRGSKLYRRETLADIAKSLPWSRQTTSDASHLASLRKKRENSEDSGIRSQASTRSRKDSTISDFKSDLARLWSKRDVQPQQPPTVISPTPRRGSGESARSRRDSIIAGQIPSPGERKHNCRHHRRRQSQQSQQSVEGVGVTPTKYYINDQRPSASSTDSGASNIARDHTDTRRNSTDKSERSSSFESKSQIPMLSTETKAATPTTSGMTIDGKAMTSTATETKISSVTTGTTMSSTLTVNARPSSEVKTLTLEPSVNTPAIIMSSVTPPTVSPVTGNSLPLPGTSTTGSSSPVGSPSVNTAHPLLATRRDSTTQCYYKGKEASPNKLSKLTRQAAAIDESVPPVGRRGSQPTLSPDPDDGGRKARRDSLSPDSASYPRRRDSKSHLSPDRTVDKRDISPSRQKKAQLRRQSTSYAQPQRSPSGSSCSSRDPSPCARAPLQHSQTMRRQSTTTEEILIARGFRRQSTTEEMIRCRNFRRQSSQNEDTVGHPYQVQRYRGRRDSSAQITDGTFATMTVETSSTFFDSSTQTEPSSLYDNNHYHEECLKCNSCGVNLTGINQKRARRFKNQILCDLHFADVALMECSDFMQLLRSFKPHSLGNAVARRKSSNTLIFLMPSQACSDEFCQEYPHNFIPAPGYWIECSRQQITTDLSNERSVRDGIDPDEIDVNQFSLSEEREFETNDVQKKKTAIEEQWEKYQCFELTSVEQETYEKYFYASEHWNYFTNDEDLGPVILSIKQETLNGRDQFRILVRAISYTVHGLIPASCVFADRYNREEVVRSLGKEVNINPPLTLGQLPDTPEELLKLDQAFIKSEVKVGVIYVREEQCTEEEILDNNENSPLFEEFLQILGDKVRLKGFDKYKGGLDTVHNLTGIYSVYTNWRGIEIMFHVSTLLPYEKHDTQKLQRKRHIGNDIVCVVFLEADKTRFNPACIKSHFLHTFILVRVSPAAQTKSPQKEITKYEVSVVTRDEVGAYKPYLWEQSVFEKGPMFREWILTKIVNGERASYSAPKFARMQERTRSQMMEDIVTNLINHAETGQIPKPYRRGSWRPIGHMRPFSPLLDSVRDKFEDYDQLAKDFTKVFLNNTENVSLNANLFDVSFLVPGQQKQKVRFIGVRAILAVRSRVFQEMLYGIQAGFGSPQVPVAELLARPAPTLLSPQKPKSSNFLQVPDMESPRPKSVPSSPMVKRAISRLGTITAGWGRSIRKHGSNTLQSEDRKRWASSQDCSNKDAKDKDKAAEYLAVPRLSVYADAQKVDRAKLAQTEFDVIEFDPETFRILLDYLHTGSCPLTCSNIPGLICAAEHYDLPELLQACFHHAKQYLRIEIVCVMLCALENYYWRYTSANDLIDMILAFVKTRAYQLFQNPDFLTLSESMVQTIMSSRPEVAEIKKFEAMLKWANHRIKTKPTKLDPKVEFKCIMERLCNDINLYRIPPQELVRIVLPSKAIENELILKTLMVQAKSGIYRNVDSYLEAYQENIQNQESFDY